Proteins found in one Pseudarthrobacter chlorophenolicus A6 genomic segment:
- the merB gene encoding organomercurial lyase MerB, with protein MTNDISHVTERLATGETGMQPWLWLPLMKLLALGDPVDIADLAAATGRPVEEIRAALEAMADTEYDGSGRIVGQGLTQRPTQHRFEVGGEQLYTWCALDTLIFPTLLGAPARIESAYKSTGTPVRVRVDSSGVTSVEPATAVVSLVNPEDMSSVRSSFCNQVHFFASPDEAGPWLENHPEGTVIPVEEAYRLASTMADQMLAGTTSQNREKPGNGAQSCSC; from the coding sequence ATGACGAACGACATTAGCCACGTTACTGAACGCCTCGCCACCGGGGAGACCGGCATGCAGCCCTGGCTGTGGTTGCCGCTGATGAAGCTCCTCGCCCTGGGTGACCCGGTCGACATCGCGGACCTTGCCGCCGCGACCGGGCGGCCCGTCGAGGAAATCCGCGCGGCGCTTGAGGCCATGGCCGACACCGAATACGACGGTTCAGGCCGGATCGTCGGGCAGGGCCTGACTCAGCGTCCCACGCAGCACCGCTTCGAAGTCGGCGGCGAACAGCTCTACACCTGGTGCGCACTCGACACCCTGATTTTCCCGACCCTCCTCGGCGCCCCCGCCCGGATCGAGTCCGCCTACAAATCAACCGGAACACCGGTTCGGGTGCGCGTTGACAGCTCCGGTGTCACCAGCGTCGAACCGGCTACAGCCGTGGTCTCCCTGGTCAACCCGGAGGACATGAGCTCGGTCCGGTCCTCCTTCTGCAACCAGGTCCACTTCTTCGCCTCACCCGATGAGGCAGGACCATGGCTCGAAAACCACCCCGAAGGGACGGTCATCCCCGTCGAGGAGGCATACCGGCTCGCGTCCACCATGGCCGACCAAATGCTCGCCGGGACCACCAGCCAGAACAGGGAAAAACCGGGCAACGGAGCGCAAAGCTGCAGCTGCTGA